From Streptomyces sp. TLI_053, a single genomic window includes:
- a CDS encoding AAA family ATPase: MSDVQVFGAARDRAAARDRAAARDRATRDRATRDLPARDRAARTVPRPGCRELAAEPPAGVLRPRGLQDLRSGRRPGAAPSALHYPAGDLLVVSGLPGSGKSTLMRRCVRTPIVDSQLVREEYASRLPSWLPYALYRPLVRLAHYRRLRRAVLAGGPLTVHDCGAVPYVRQWLARTAERQGRRVHLVLLDASAEEARDGQRARGQAVSAYAFARHRDAAHRLRRRLAGTGRPPAGCASAVVLDRAGARALREIVFAAS; this comes from the coding sequence ATGTCGGACGTACAGGTCTTCGGGGCGGCCCGTGACCGGGCGGCGGCTCGCGACCGGGCCGCGGCCCGTGACCGGGCGACGCGCGACCGGGCGACGCGTGACCTGCCGGCCCGCGACCGGGCGGCCCGCACGGTGCCGCGCCCGGGCTGCCGGGAGCTCGCGGCGGAGCCGCCGGCCGGTGTGCTGCGCCCGCGCGGCCTCCAGGACCTGCGGTCCGGTCGGCGGCCGGGGGCCGCGCCGAGCGCCCTGCACTATCCGGCGGGCGACCTGCTGGTGGTCTCCGGACTGCCGGGCAGCGGCAAGAGCACGCTCATGCGCCGCTGCGTGCGCACGCCGATCGTGGACTCGCAGCTGGTCCGCGAGGAGTACGCGTCCCGGCTGCCGTCCTGGCTGCCGTACGCCCTGTACCGCCCGCTGGTGCGCCTGGCGCACTACCGGCGGCTGCGGCGCGCGGTGCTGGCCGGCGGGCCGCTCACCGTGCACGACTGCGGGGCGGTGCCGTACGTGCGGCAGTGGCTGGCGCGGACCGCCGAGCGGCAGGGGCGCCGGGTGCACCTGGTCCTGCTGGACGCCAGTGCCGAGGAGGCCCGCGACGGTCAGCGCGCGCGGGGCCAGGCCGTCTCCGCGTACGCGTTCGCCCGGCACCGGGACGCCGCGCACCGGCTGCGCCGGCGCCTCGCCGGGACGGGCCGGCCGCCGGCCGGCTGTGCGTCGGCCGTGGTACTCGACCGGGCCGGTGCGCGTGCCCTGCGGGAGATCGTCTTCGCGGCGTCGTAG